aggggagaaaataaataaaattgtgtaacTCAATGGTCTTCTTAACAAGTGGAAAAGTGAATTGATTTCTCATTACCTTGCTCAATGACTTCATGTGGAGGCGAAGCCAGTTCCTTAAGCTGGTTAAAAAGACAGCTAATTCTTCACCCCCAATTCCCTTTACAACTTTCTCCTCTAAATCTTCATCacacagaaattaaattaaatacttagagttttcttttttttaagtatattttaaaatatactcagagacagagagagggagcgagtacaagcaggggaagcggcagaagaagaagcagtctctccactgagcaaagagcctgatgcagactcTATCCCAAAACCCctagatcacgacctgagctgaaagcagacctttaaccaactgagccacacaggcatccctgaaatacttagagttttctatatatgcTGTTGATTTTCAAGACTTCATGCTGAGAAAATGTGTGTGCAAGAGATAGAGACAgatacagaagacagaattagggAGAacgagacagaaagggagagagagagaaggatagaaagagagagagggagagagaatgagacagagagaaagtagagGCCTCTCTACTCTCTTGCCTTCATCTAGGGCCCTCccattgttcacatttttttaaagacaccagTTGTTGAACTTTCTCTAATCTGTACAGGGGGAGTTTGTTGTTTGTACTATATGTAACATTTAGTGAATTTCAAgattgttttctgtgtctttatcAAAATACTCAACCTGCTGTGTACAAATTATTTCTTCCAGTAGACTGGAAAACCTCAGGAACAAAGACCATACCTTAGTCTCTATGAAAACTTACCCAATGTTTAAATTAATAAGATATAAGTGCTTGATGAATAAGTAAATCAAATAGTCCATTAATGAATTAGTAAGGATCCCAATTAGTTCCCACTACAGCAGCTGGGTTCCCTTGGTACCACCATCTGCTCCTAAGTGAAAACACGGCCTGCGTTCTCTGTCCATTCCATGTTctctataaattttcattttcatcctttctcAGTCTCATACTGTATCCCCAAACTCACATGAAACAATCAAACTGAGTCTGTGGCCCTGCCTTCTTGTAGACCTCCATCTCCAGCCTCAAAGTTTTCACCATCCAGTTGTCTTTTCTGACATTTTATCACATTTCCCACTACTGATCAGGAGGGGAAAGTAAATCACTCATGAAAAAACTCAATTTAAATTTTGACATACAAGAAATGACGGGATTGTCACCATTCTTCTCAATGTGGAAATCAAAGtccctaaataaaaataaaaattttgcagTCCTTCAAATCAATGCTAGTGCCTGGTGGTATGCTGGCCTCTTCATTCTCAGACACTTCCTTGAATCTTCTATGAGGTTTTCTAGGTGAAACTTGCAAAATTGTCATCCCTGTCATAATGTACTAGAGTTCTTCTCTGGTTTTCCATCAACCGTCTGAACCAATATAAGGAAACTGTCTGTACGACTTCACAGAAAGTATCACCTGTGCCTCTTCTCCATGGTTGGTTTAGCTCATGCCTCAATGAGCGTCACCAAGGGTGTTTTTCCTTTCTGCACTGGCATGGCCTCAATGCCTTGTTGGTAATTGAGATCCCCTCCTCCACCGGGAGCTAATTACCGCATGGTGCCCAGTGCTTGTCCGTAATTTCCCCAATTAGCAGGTGGAATGATAGTAATACACTAAGAGAATTTGTTGGTCAAAGAGAAGGCCGTTTTTAATACACCATGGTCATTAGTTGGTTTCCTCTTCAAAATTCTCTGGGGACTCATTAGGAAGCTGAACATTTTCTGGgcaccatttgttaaaacaaACATCAATGGAGTTTGAGTTTCCCTACCTAATGACTCTAAATTTTCATTCTCCGGTTggaggaaaatgtaaattttgcaGTCTCATTTTTGACATCTgtaggaggggaagaaagggacaaACAAAGGACAGACTACTAGAACGTCAGAGGCAGCAAAAGTGTTTCAGACTCATGGAAAACATACTCGTTCCTAGAATATACTGTGAGCATGATTAGTATTtgttcaataaacaaataaacaaggtaAATTTGGGTCATGGAGAAAAATATGGGGGTGCCCTGGTGGAGGTAGGTTTTAGCTTGGATGTCTCCTTTGATAGAATGTCCTCCTATTTTCAGATTGAGTATTATTCCCTCTCCCAGTGAGTCCAGACACTTGGGCTGGAAATAGGGCAAATGCTAGACATTGAGGGAAATGACAGAGAAGGACTAACGATGTAGAGATGGGAAATTATGCCTTTGACTCACAAACCAAGCAAGGGAGGAATCTGGATACTTGACAGCTTACTATTCAGACCAGGAGTATTAATGAACAGCAAAAGacagtaacaaaaaatattttgatgttaaCAACTATAATTCACAATGAAATTATTACAGATATGAATTTGCAACCCCCCCAAAACACAGCTGCAACCTTTGTAAGAGAAAAACTGTAAGATGTTTACAAAGAGACACAGTGATAATGGATAACTTTCCTAAATCACTCTGCTCAAACAAATCAGGATGAAAAATATCTCCAAGAGGTTAGGAGCCCTACGGAGCAAAATAGTGAAGTGTATCAGATAAGTGTTTATTGGAATTTGTGTTCTAATGAAAGAGTACACATATTCTTATCAAGGCACATGAAGTATGTATGAATTTTGGCTGTGTATTAAgtcacaataaaaatttcaaccAAGGTCACAAACTAGTAAGAATAACAAACAATATTCTCAATCCCAGTGTAATAAACTATGCAATGACTAACAGAGAAAAATGGCTTTTCTAcctgagaatttttaaatctatgaaatAATTGTTGGGTCAATAGGAAATCCaagcaaagtgaaataaattctAGGAAATAGTATAAATTACACTCCATGTATCAGAATATGTGGATTAAGTTTAAAGCGAGCATGATAGGAAATTTCACagaataattatatacataaataaaactttaaaaaatgtcatgtagaaagcatgagaaggtcagaaataaaacatcgacttaaaagaaaattcaaatgaaagataatacaaacaacattaaaaataacaatatggGGGGGAACCCCCATATTGTTGGCTGTTGCATCCATTCATTTACACGAATGTTAGCTTTTTGAAAACAATTGACAAGACagataaaatatacaaactaCTACTATATGaaccataaatttaaaaaaaaaagcaaaaaatatgcatgatataaaatgacagaggagaaaaccatTATAGGAATTTtcatatctcaaaatattttgtaaatattttacaaagaattttgaaagtttaGAAGAAGTGAATGATTTTGTAGAGCACTAAATTCCAGATATgatccattaaaaacaaaaatgacaatgCAGGAGActtttcttgaaagaaatatAAGTTATTATCACAGGACTATGCCTCAAATAGACACTGTGCCTgtattatttcacaaaatttcaACTAAACTTCAAACATGAAATGATCTCAACCTAACATTCAAAGAACTCAGTAAAagcttctttaagaaaaagagaaaaacctgccTAAATCTTTAAatcacaaaagttaaaaaatcttGCAGGTATATcgataaaatgcaaaaacaaattaaacagagaaaaattatACCACTGAATGAAAAAATTGGAAACTAAGTTTAAAGATATTAACAGATTCTATGATTAGTGGATAATCAATGAtttgtataaaatgaaatatttacttgCAACATAGACACaactaaaaatattagaaaacaataggaaatttctcaaagattataaaaatgttgataaaaaCCTATGACAAAGTGATGGATAAAAACTAAAACTCTAAAGTAGGAAATGGATGTAGACATAcagttgataaaataaaataaaaggcatacaattCACtgaatagttaattttttttttaaagattttatttaggggcacctgggtggctcagtgggttagagcctctgccttcggctcaggtcatggtctcaggatcctggggtcaagcctcacatccggctctctgttccacggggagcctgcttcctcctctctctctctctgcctgcctctctgcctacttgtgatctctgtcaagtaaataaataaaatctttttaaaaaagattttatttatttacttgacagacaaaatcacaagtaggcagaggctttaacccactgagccacccaggtgccctgaatatgtaaaatttaattttaatgaatcaatttaattaaaaggaTATGAAGTCTGGCCCATTACCCTTCGAAGGGCTGACTTGAACTCCTTATTCCTCAGGCTGTAGATCATCGGATTGAACAGCGGAGTGAGGATGGTGTAGGACACGGATATGAGGGTGTCCTGACTTGACGAGTAGCTGGACTTGGGCCTTAAGTAGATGAAAGAGGCACAGCCGTAATGCACAGTTACCACAATGAGATGGGAGgcacaggtggagaaggctttGTACCTGCCGGTGGAGGATGGGATCTTCAAAATGGCAGAAATGATGCGGATGTAAGAGACCAAGATAAGTAGCAGGGGAATGACCAAGACGAATACACCAATCGTGAAAATGACCAACTGACTGAGGCTGGAGTGGTGGGATGCCACCTTGAGGACAGGGGCAATGTCACAGAAGAAATGATGGAGCTGGTTGGAGGAACGGAAGGGCAAGTGAAATACCATGGAGGTGATAATCTGTGCAATAGTAAAGCCACAGGCACAGGCAGCGCCCACTAGTCCCACACACACCCGGGGTCCCATGAGCTCCGTGTAGCGCAGAGGGTTACAGATGGCCACGTAGCGGTCATAGCCCATGGCTGCCAGTAGGAAGGAGTGGGAACAGCCAAGGAAGAGGAAGGTGAACATCTGGATGGCACAACCCAGGAAGGAGATGGTCTTCTTCTGGGCCAGCAGGTCCACCAGCATCTTGGGTACAATGACGAATGTGTAGCAGGTCTCAGAGCAGGAGAGGACggcaaggaagaagtacatgggggtgtgaagGGCTCTGTCCAGCACGATGGTGGAAATGATGATGGCATTGGTGCCCAGGGTGAACAGGTAGAGGGGCAGGAAGGCTATGAAGAGCAGCCGCTGCAGCCCAGCCAGAGAAGAGAAGCCAAGGAAGACGAACTCCCTCACCAGGGTCTCATTGCCCTGCTCCATGCAGAGCGCCTCCAAAGGGGAGAGTCACGGGCAGCGACAGAGGCCAGGATCCAGGAAGGAGAGTAGAAATGTGTGGGAAAATCAGCACAAACTCTGTAGGCAGGCAAGTCCTTCATTCACCCTCAGAAAGTCTGCCAAGAAAAGAATTAAGGCTAAATACACAACAGAGGACTGGACAGCCACTGAGGAGACTTCTCTGAGACTAAGACCATGGTATCTCTCTAGCCAAGGATTAAGGATCTGTCTCACTGGTTTCACTTGTATCTTACTTAGGGATTACCATATTTGTCTTTTCACTAGCATCCCAAGAAACTAGCTctccaaaagtgaaaaaaaaaaaatatatatatatatgtgtttaattTCAGCCATCTGAACTCATTCAGAACGTGGAAAGAATGAGAGGTGTTCAGACACTATGTGTGAACCTGTTTATCCAACATaaaatgggaagggaaaggaagagttcTCTAGCAAACATGTGAGGGGAACTGTGTTTGTTGGTGACTTCTTACATGCTAGATATGTGGTAAGACCATCATAAACCCATGGCAGTAACCAAAgcattaaggaaaaacaaaaacaaaaacaaaaacaaaaatcctttggTGTTACTCTTGACAGACTGACTAATGAGTAATTACGGACTTTCTTGGAGGCTCCACACTGGAGTCCTGAGCAAAGTGTGGGACAGATGACAACACTAGTTTAAAGAAGAACGTCCCCTATTCCAGGAAAAGATGAGTCACTAGCATGGAAGAAAGAGACTCATTACCTTTGCAGTATTTGTAGCTCACCTCCCCTTTCCCATTTTCTGTGTCTCAGAGAAACTCAGAGAACAGAGTTTTCCAAAAATGGCTCAGAGCTCACAAAGCATGAGAAAGAATGGGACAACTGGTCAAGTGTTCCAAATTCTAGTACCCTGCCATAAATCACAGActctgttttatatattgttatatcaacaatattcctttttcttttttctttctttcttttttcttttttttttagaatttcattttggggtttgtttatttatttgtttatttatttatttattcatttttatttttagcgtaagagtattcattgtttttgcaccacacccagtgctccatgcaatccgtgccctccctaatactcaccaccttgttcccccaacctcccaccccccaccccttcaagaccctcaggttgtttttcagagtccatagtctctcatggttcatctccccttccaatttccctcaactcccttctcctctccatctcccatgtcctccatttgttatgctccacttTTGAATATTCTGCAACACAGTCCTCAAGCTGCAGAAAGGATTTTTTCTAGTCATTTTTAAGACTAatatcagataatttttttatggGTGTATTTCCCAATTGTCCATGCCTGGGAACTAAAAAAAGTGTTCTCTGTAAGCAAAATCTACTAGCCTTTATTTATTGGTCGCATCCAGTCTTTATTTACACACTTTCGGGGGCACCTCGGTGCCTTagtcagtaagtgtctgcctttggctcatgatcccagggtcctgggattgagtactgcATCAGTCTCTGTTctacagagagcctgcttctccctctccctctccctctccctgccactctgcctacttgggctttctctctgtcgaataaataaataaaacctttaaaaatattttaaaaactattttatttacatacttttcagtatatttatatacttgtACATCATTTTCTCTTCAGGAATCATTTGCATCTGCTaccagaatttttcatttttacattcttCTAGCTAATAGCAAATCTTAGATTTCTAGATTTAAGTTAAATGataagaaatttattctttttcttttaaagatttatttatttgagagagagggagatagagtgCACAAGTGGTAGGGGCAGGGAGAAGTAAAGAGAATCTTAAGATGTGCATCTCCATCTCCTAACCCCCAGATTATAACTttagtcaaaaccaagagtcagatgtttaacctactttACCATCTGCATGCCTCAAATGATGGGATATCTCTGAAGCTCATTGTATCTGTTCCTagaaaatggagattaaaatttctgttctttcttattAGTTAGCAACTGGTCCTAAGCTTAAATAGATATAACTATTCACTTATTTGAAATCAATATGAATATACTCACATTGGCTGGTATGAAAGCTCTTTAACAAATAACAGGgatttgtcattttttaactATCAAGATAGTTCtgttaaatataaagtatatatttatcaTGTCTATccccattatataaatatatatgtgtacaatagctgtatgttttctatatttaggaaaaaaaattgaatgagacAGTGTGCATACATACACCCTCACCAGGACAAAGGGATTTCTGTATTTCAAGACAGTGAAGCAAATCTATATTTATACACATTGCTTGTCCTTGTCTTGgcactttccaaatatttttctgggtTTCCATTCACCTAATGCACGTCCAATTCCCACTATATCCTAACTCCACTGAGTATATCATATAGATTAAGCCACAGAGGCTGAAATTCTCTCGATTCTGAAGGAGTACCTGTATCTACCCAAATCCAGAACTACTGTGTAAATGATTTGTCTCTCAGACCCATGAAACAGCTGATTTCAGTTATGTGGACATTTTTCTTACATACTATTAATATTACCCCACCATCTAAATGGATTGTGTTATTGATATATTTGCCCTTTTGTGATATATGGGAACCCAGAAACACAGTCCATCTGAGGAAGCAGCGCACATCTGCTCCAGAAAACATCAGAGACCACTACAGTCTGATAAATCTGTACCCTGAATAGAAAGATACaagagcagagaaatgaaaagatcttCCAGCCAAATACCCACAGGCTataaaagtcaagaaaaagatCCCTCTGTGATTCATGAGAAGAACTCTATGTTAAGTAGCTTTGAGTAACTTTGACCAAGACACTTCATTTAAGACACACATAAAGTAAGGATATTCCATTACCTTACTTTAAAACTAAGGGGCTAGGGTAAGCAACAAGTGTTATAACTTGACCAGAGGCATGGAAAAGTACTTAAGCAGAAGTTCCTTGAACACTACCTTACAAAAGGAGTTTTGCTTAGGGTGAGAGTGAAGTTTAGATCCCAAGAGTCTTTTCAACTCAGGGAGTCCTAGATTCTCTAAATGATGATCCCTAAAGTGCCCTTATATTTGAGAACCTATGGACTACATTCAGGTTTCAATTctaggagatgatatttgcatACCCTATTTCTCTCATTCCTTAGATACCCCATTGAGATATTATATAATCTGGATTTAAATAGTGTCTTGGCATAGGAGGCCTCCAAAAGGGGGCAAATCTACATGTTTTTCCAATGCAAAACTTTTGAGATACCCAGAtgctttcttaaagaaaacatcAATCAATAAACCAAGAGAAATTACATAGACAGCAATGGAgagcaaagaagtaaaatttttatcttcttttataaacACAAAAAACCTGAACTTCTCCTATTAAAATGGAGTCTGAACATTGGATTTCAGTAATAGCTAAAAGGAGACTTCATGAgtacatggcagagagagaagtggagatTCGGGATCTGTTTCTTTCAATCCCTGAGTCAAccagacagaaagaagagaaaagaaagtctagCTGGAAACCAAATTGACCTAATCTGATCATTGTGAAAATTCATGGAACTCTACTAGGGAGCACACCTAATCAATCTCAGGACCTCGAGTTAAAAGTAGCTCCTGATTCTCCTTCTCACTTACGGAAACTGCCCTCCGTGATCTCCTTGAGGAGCTTGATGTTCAGAAGCTCTACCCATCACCCAGGTTCACCCCGCGCAGAGCCCAAGGCTACATGGATGTTCCTGTTGTCCTATCAGCACCTACGTCACTCTCCTCCTTTCAGTTCAGACAGAAGGAGCTATTCAGTATCTGGGACCCTTGACAAGTAGATTCTAAGCCAAAGATTGGAAACTGAAGAAATGACACCAGAAGAGAGTGAATCTGCCCTGAATAGAAGCTCTCATCTCCATCAATAGAGCAAGCCTCTGCCACCCATCAGGACCCTGGGTCAAACTCACTGTCTGTAGAAGCTCTGGTGACCAGCATGCAGTGTGGTTATCAGAAGCATGTCCTTGATTGTTGGACTCTTGAGGTTAGTTCTACTACTGGAGATGTTGTCTTGGGGTTAATTAGATATCAAGTCTATTTTGGAGAATTAATGTCACCATGTTCTCAAAGGTAGCCTTTTCTGGGGAACCTGGGGAGAAGGAGCCAGGAGCATAATTAGCCTGAGTCTAAAATGGAAGTTGAGTCTGTGCGTGATGGATTCTGTGGGGGAAATCACCAGAATTGAAACTATATTCTACAGACCAAGTGGGAATGTTTCATTGAATTTTAAGTCGGGAATATTGTATATCAGCCTAGTGATTCTCAACTTCAGTATTGCTAAGAGTCAAAGGAGGGCTTAATTACAAATTTATCTTCTCAGGTTCTTGTCCATATACATACTCATTAGGGACATTGAGATACTCTGACAAAACCTGAATTTTAACATGCGTCATCAGTCTAATGAGCTCTATCATTCAATTGCTTTCTGTCTACAAATGCTTTTTTAGTAGAGTGACTTGACATAAATTTCTCCGTTTTATCCAAGCAAGTCCAAAATGAGTAAAATCCAGTTCAGTTCCCAGCATGAATCATGAAGGCAACCGATAGTCACATTTCTGAAGTCTACATGGAAGAAtaagacaattttgaaaaagatgggtCATACCGAGGCTCACTCTTCTCAGGAGTAAGGTGGCTCAGTAGTAACAAAGAGCACGCTGTGGGAGCAAAGAGAGATAAATAgtacagacagacagagaggagagctCAGAAATGCATCTGTGCATTTTTGGCAACAGAAATGACCTCACATGTCAGGAAGAAAACCATGATTGTTTAGTGAATAATACTGGGAAAAGGGCTCCCTCTTTGGACCTCATCACTCAAAGGAGGTGTCCTGgtagaataaagacatttcttCCTGAAGGCTCAGTAGGAGCACTGAGTGTGTGACCATTCCTGATTGAGCCCTGTGAGTCTACTCCGTCTTCCAAGTAAGGTGCTGTGCCCACTCCCCAGCACCAAACATGTGTGAGTCTGGGAATCAGTGGGAGAGGAGTTGGACACCCCTCCTTCCATTACACCCTGAATGACTGACACAT
The window above is part of the Mustela erminea isolate mMusErm1 chromosome 17, mMusErm1.Pri, whole genome shotgun sequence genome. Proteins encoded here:
- the LOC116576734 gene encoding olfactory receptor 10K1 encodes the protein MEQGNETLVREFVFLGFSSLAGLQRLLFIAFLPLYLFTLGTNAIIISTIVLDRALHTPMYFFLAVLSCSETCYTFVIVPKMLVDLLAQKKTISFLGCAIQMFTFLFLGCSHSFLLAAMGYDRYVAICNPLRYTELMGPRVCVGLVGAACACGFTIAQIITSMVFHLPFRSSNQLHHFFCDIAPVLKVASHHSSLSQLVIFTIGVFVLVIPLLLILVSYIRIISAILKIPSSTGRYKAFSTCASHLIVVTVHYGCASFIYLRPKSSYSSSQDTLISVSYTILTPLFNPMIYSLRNKEFKSALRRVMGQTSYPFN